AATAGTCTAGCTTCAGCCTGGTCCCACCAGGAGCTCATAAAGGAGGACTGTGGCACTGAATTAGCCACGACAGTGAGCCAAGGGTCCATACTGACCTGCCACTGGCTGCTAGTGGCATGGGAAGGGCACAAGTCCAAGTGAGGTGGTTCCCATACATACAACTGGAGCAAAGCAGCTCTATGACAATAGCAGCCAACACACCAGCAGCAGGCAGCAGACATTCACTTCCGCCTACATCAATACTTTCAGGCACCCTCACTCCTGCCCCAGCCATTGTAGGTTCTTCACCACAGGAAAAGGACTATTTACCCAGGAAGGAAGGTGATTCTAACCAATATGTGCTGCTCTTCCCACTACAGAGATGCCCAGAGGTCTGGAGTTGTGGGTTTAGACACTAGTCTCTCTGGGGGAAACAGACCGTCAAACATCCAAAAAGTATCTCAAGCCTGCTTGTACGCCCCCTTGGAGATACCAACTCCCCCACATCTGTGATCCTGGCATGCCCCGAGTGACATGTCTGTAGGAGCCTACGCTTGTCCCTGAAAGAAGCTGGCTTTAAGTACAGTGAGTCTCCTCCACTGCAGGAATCAAGATGTCCCCAACCAGAACACTCTCCACCATTCTCTCCTGCCCATTTCCCATTTCCCATTGTTTCCTGCTACAAATTTAGAGAGGGCTGGCCTTGATCAGGAagtctccatccctccctttctcctactCTTCCACCTGGTCAGAATCCCACAAGAGCCAAAATATTTCCCAAAGGACTCTCTGGCCCTGTGCTGATCTCCCTCTACTGGCTGGTCTGGCACCTAGAATTTCAGATTCCTTCCTGCTATAGCAGATTCTTTTGCAAGTGGAGCAGCCTGTGGCCAGTATCTGACACCAGCCTAGTGGACCCCACCATCCCTCTGGTCTACTACACCAGAACCCCACTGCTAGAATCCTTGTTTACATCATAGCCAGTGCTAGGATGGCCAGCTCTGCAACTGGGAATGGGAACCTTGCTACAGGTCCTCCATCTCTTACTAGGGAACAGACCCTCTGTTGGATCCTTGGGCATAGCCATGCTCTTCCCCAAACctgatctcagggtggctgcaaggCAGCTCCAGCTACATGCCTCATGAAGGTGCTAAAAGGCTTAGCATAGATTGGGAAGAGGTGTTAACACCTAGATCCTAGAGTGCCATTTTATATGGATGCCCATGGTGCTGCCTTGTCCTGCCCACCACttatccccaggctggcctagtgTCTCGAGAAAATGCTGAACAACTGCTCATTGCCCTGGAACCTGAAGCCGCCTCTGTCTACTGTAGAAAACTGCGCCTACACCAGCTCATGGACCTGAGCTGCCGGAATCCAGGTGGTGGGCGCCTGGGTGAGCGCCGCTCCATTGATTCCAGCTTTCGGCATGGTGAGCTGTCCCAAGTTGCTGTCCAGTGCTGGGCTTGATGACAGTCGCTGATGGAAGGTCAAATGCTCATGGAGCCTGGAGACTTAGCCCCCAGCTTCATCATGAGCTTTCCTTTAAGCAGCTGTTGTACCAGTTGTCACCCCACCCCTCAACAGCCCAAGTTCTTGCTTGCCAGACCCAGGCACTGAGGCCAATGACAGTGGTGGTCAACCTTGATCATCCTCCCAAATGCCATCTCCTATGATAGAGGCCCAAGtcctgaattttttgttttgtttttggtttttcgaggtagggtctcgctctggtccaggctgatctggaattcactaagtagtctcaggctggcctcaaactcacggcaatcctacctctgcctccctagtgcttgtgtgtcaccacgcctgaccTGAACTTCTTTAGGAACCCTGAACTGTCCCCAAACCAGCACCTCTAAAACCTAAGCCTGACTGTGCCATGGCCTGAGTCCCCCTGGACAAAGGGATGGTAACGTGTCTAGAAATATCTCATCCAGCTGCTTAGGCTGCCACGGGTTTGGGATGAACATTGCCTGTCCTGTTGGCTGTCTGGAGTGGCTAGGGGGTTTCAGGAGCACCTGCTCCTTCAGGGTCCCTGCTCAGCATTGATGGGAAGCATAGGGGTTGAAACTAGTAGCTTCTTCAAACCTCAGTGTCTCCCAACCTCAGCCCGAGAGCAGCTGAGGAGGTCCCGTCACAGCCGTACATTCCTGGTGGAGTCTGGCGTGGGAGAACTGTGGGCAGAGATGCAAGCAGGTAAGGGTATTGGGGTATTTCATGGCTTCTGCTGAGACCCTTCAACTGATGGGTGAAGGTTTCATTCTTCCATTCCCTGTACAAACCTTGTATTCCCCTCAGTTGCTTATACCCCATCCCATTCACAGCCATGTCCCTATCGTGATCCGTGGATGAAGTTGCATAGTGTCAAACCATTTTTCCCCACACTCTACTCTTATTTGGTGATCTGAGGTTGGAGATTCTTAAGTTCAAGGCCTGGAGTAGGAGTGGTAGCTGGGGGGCACAGGACTGAGGGCGAGAGGCAGATTCTGAGTGTTTACCTATGGTGTCCACCACAGGAGACCGCTACATGGTGGCAGATTGTGGGGGAGGCACTGTGGACCTGACGGTGCACCAGCTAGAGCAGCCCCATGGCACTCTCAAGGAGCTCTACAAAGCATCTGGTGAGTAGACAGCGCTATGTCATCGTGCTTGTCTTGCCATATCCCCCTGGTGGCCAGATGGGCAATGACACCTTTGCCCACTGCAGGTGGCTCCTATGGTGCAGTTGGCGTGGACTTGGCCTTTGAGCAGCTGCTCTGCCGCATATTCGGGGAGGACTTCATCACCACCTTCAAAAGACAACGGCCTGCAGCCTGGGTGGACCTGACAATTGCCTTTGAGGCCCGTAAACGAACAGCAGGCCCACACAGGGCAGGTGCGCTGAATATCTCACTTCCCTTCTCGTTCATTGACTTCTACCGCAAGCAACGAGGCCACAATGTGGAGACTGCCCTGCGCAGAAGCAGGTATGCTCGGAGTCAAGGCCCAAGCAATATTTGATGATGTGACTGACCCCCACAAGGGGGGATTTAGGCCCCAGCTGGCAGAAGTGCATCTGTCTGGTCAGTTATACACATACCAAGACAGAGGCAGGGAAAGGGTTGTGACCActgcaggggggtgggggaggcacagGTACATTGGGATGAGAACTCTGCAACCCAAAGTGGACGAGAGGGCAGTTGTGGGACCTCACACCTAGGACGGGGGCAGACTGCAGAGTGGGGTTGAAGGCAGGTGTCCACCCTTCACACACAATGCAAAGCTGCCTCCCTATTGAACATCCCCAAAAGAACTAGGAAGTAAGGCTAAGAAATAAGGACCACAGACTATAAGCTGTGACAAGCAGCTGGGCTCTGACCCAGACCTGTACTCCTTCACTACCTACAGTGTGAACTTCGTAAAGTGGTCCTCACAGGGGATGCTCCGCATGTCTTGTGAGGCCATGAATGAGTTATTTCAGCCCACGGTCAGTGGAATCATCCAGCACATAGGTGAGTGCATGAGCCTGTGTTCTCTATAACCAACTGTGGAAATAATTCCTCTCCTCTATGCCTGGAAGCTATCATGCATCCTTACATGGGAATAAGACCCAGAATCACCTGTTAGTACCAGAAGCAGCAACGTGTGGTGGTTAAGAGAATCCTTGGTCTTGCTTGGTTAAAGAACCCTGGTGcctgcctccatttccccatGTACAAAATAAGTGTCTAGAGCAGGCACACTGTCCTGAATAGTGTCAGTACATGTCCCAATTCCCTACCCTCCAAGGAGTGGGGGAAAGAGATGGAGGTAGAGTGTTAGGGGAGGGGGTTAGCAGGGCTGGGGGTGGCTAGGAACCTTCAATGATAGTGCTCAGTGTTTCCTATCAGAGGACTGGTTTTTAGTTGCCTTAGAAATACAGGTGGAGGAGAGGTGCCAGTTGTACTGAAATGAAGGCCTCtgtatcttttccctcctccactCCCCACCCACCTTGTCCTTGTTCGGTGCAGAGACGCTGCTAGCACAGCCAGAGGTGCAGGGTGTGAAGCTGCTGTTCCTGGTGGGCGGCTTTGCCGAGTCAGCTGTGCTGCAGCATGCTGTGCAGACATCGCTGGGCAACCGTGGCCTGCGTGTTGTGGTCCCCCACGACGTGGGACTTACCATCCTCAAGGGAGCAGTGCTCTTTGGCCAGGCACCAGGTGTGGTACGGGTGCGCCGCTCACCACTCACCTATGGTGTGGGTGTGCTCAACCGCTTTGTGGCTGGCCGTCACCCACCTGATAAACTACTGGTTCGCGATGGACGCCGTTGGTGCACTGACGTCTTTGAGCGCTTTGTGGCTGCTGAGCAGTCAGTGGCTCTGGGCGAGGAGGTGCGGCGCAGCTATTGCCCTGCGCGCCCCGGCCAGCGGCGTGTGCTCATCAACCTATACTGCTGCGCAGCCGAGGATGCATGCTTCATCACCGATCCTGGTGTGCGCAAGTGTGGTGCACTCAGCCTTGAGCTGGAGCCCACTGAAGACTGTCCAGATGGTGTGTCCCCCAGCCGCCGTGAGATCCGTGCTGCCATGCAGTTTGGCGACACCGAaatcaaggtcactgccattgatGTCAGCACCAATCACTCAGTGAGAGCTGCAATTGACTTTCTTTCCAACTAAAGGTGTGTCTGTGGTCCCAACCCAGGACCAAGGTATGTTAGCTCCTATGACAATACCCCTTTACTGGCCTTCCAGCCCCAGAGAAAGGGTGGAGCATAGGAAGATGACAGGGACACTGGAGATTCACTTTAGGATTGGGACACTGACTGGAAGTCTAAAGAGCCCCACCTGAAAACCTAACAGACTGCCACTATTTTTCCAGTGGTTTTCTTGGGGGAGCCCAGCTGGACAGGGGGTATATGACCAGATAGAATGTAGCATAGGACCAAACATTAGCCTGAATTTAAGGGTTGGGGGAAGAGGCCAAGCAAAAGTGGGCTGAGGAGCCACAGGGCCAAAAGGGTCAGAATTTACCCACTGTTGAACTATGGCAACAGAAACTAAGCAGAGCAACCCTCTGCAGCAGGAAAATGACAACTGCACATTGGAGGGGTGGGGGTGATAGCACCCTCCTAGATGTGGTGCTAACCACCCAAGTGCAACTCTTAACTGAGGAAAGAGCAATAGCTGACTGCTGAGGATGGTACATTGTTACAGTGAAGACAGTTCTGAGGGGAGCTGTGTGCTGGGGGACAAGAACAGCCTATGCATGACTCATCTGCCCCCGATCCCAACCATGGAAGGACAGCTAGAGAGGAGACGGAGGAAAGGGAGACTGGGAAGGGGTCCCAGCACTAACATGCTGTGCCATTAGAACATGCCTTGATCACCATGGGTCCCAAAGTCTCCAAGTATGAAATGTCAGGCTCTTCATACCAACCATGACATGCAACAACTCTGTCTGAGAACTCCCCCTAAGATGACAATAAAGCATTTACACTGAAGGAAAGCCACTGCCTGTTAGTACCACCAGAGGGGGGACTCCATACTGGGAGCAGTGTAGGAGGCCTGAGTgttagagagagaagggaaaaaggtTTCAGCTACACAGGTGGAGGGCAACTGGCAAAAAGGGACTACTACTTTATCCCTGACCAGCCTCCCAAACAGACTTCCTTGAGACTGCTCTATGGCCTGGGTAGGAGTCCTATCCCCAGCCAAACTCAATGAACAACAAGTCTGAGGCCCCCTTTTTAGGGTTAAGATCTATAATATCATGCAGTACCCCTTGTCTCCTGAAAGAATGAGTTTACCCAAGTCCTCCCTTGTCTTGGCCCATCTATGGAGTATTGGGCGGTCTCCAGACCCCAGATAAGAAAAATCCATTCTGGCCTCTGGTATCACTAGAAGTTTTATTTCTTAAGGATTCCATTCCAATCAGTCACTTAAAAACCAAGTATCACAAACCTGAGGGAAGGGGCTGGGAACTGTCTCCTTCACACTCACATGAACAGCAGTagagaaggaaggacaggagAGGTGGCTAAGGTgagacaacagcagcaacagtAACGGGGTGTCAACGTCATAGCCACTCCATCCTCCCCCAGACCCTGACTGAAGCCCCTATGGCTTGGGTTGGAGAATGGGTAGATCCATCCCAGgctctcccttcctctcaaatAGCCTCCTTGGGGGCTCAACCCATTTCTTcggtcaggagactgaggcacatagaggaggaagtgggagaaaATGCAGGAGAGGCAGGGTGGTGGCATGAatgaaggcagagatgggaggcaaGAATAAGCCCAACCCTGCCACCTTGGAAGAGTAAGGAAGCCATATCATCAGGCAGCATGTCTGGAGACAGGCCAAGTTTAAGGCTAAGGGGCCTGAGGCACGAAAGCAGGGCCACAGGCCTCAGTCGAAACCATGCCAGTCACTGTGCTCCGAGTCGTACTCCAGCTCAGCGCCCACGCACTTGACACCATCTAGCAGCATAGGTGTGCCATGGTGCCGGTCTGCAAGGAAGACACCACAAGTTGGTGTGTCCACTGTGCCCAGGCCCCACACAGGGCTTATGCCTCTGGGACTTCTTCCTGAAGTTGGTTGTGAGGAGGACCATTGCCAAGGAAGTTGGAAGCCCCAGGCAGCTTCAAGGATCCCTTGAGGCCAGTCTCACACCTCCCTCCAGCCAGATCCCACCTCACATTCTCACTCACCCATGACACGAGCCTGTACTGTCACGCGTACCCAGGTGCTGGTACCACCCTCACAGGCCAGTAGCATCTCCTCTTTGAGGACACCTTCCTTGTGTGCTGTGTACTCACATTTGATGCTGTAACCTGCCATGGGTCAGGAATGGGTAGGCAATCAGTATCTCCATGGCTTCCACATACTGGTCCCAGAGCTCGCATCTCCCTATCCAGTAAGGCATGCTGAGCCTCTGCCAGAAAGGGATAAGTATGATTCTTCCACCACTCAGACATTCAGCCCCACAAGGCTAACACAAAGAGCTAGGAAACTTCCCATTCTTCAATCAAGTGAACATGCCTCTGGCCTGAGAGCTCAGCATGTCTCCAAAGGTGAGGCAGGCTCCAATTCATGCTTCCAAGAGAAAGGTCCACGGTTCCACACAAACAAAAGCAGGGAAAAGGGATGATGGAGAACAAGTGGAAGCAGGCAGTGTAGGTTTTGAAAGGCCTTAAAGGCCTTGCTTAGTGCCAAGAAGGGAAAGGTTATAAAGAGATTGTTGtggggaaatgaaaatgaaaagctgGGGATCAGCAAAACACTATGAAACTGATATCCTAGTATTTACCAGGCTGCAGGTTGGGGGTGCGGCAGGGCCTAAAGCTAGCAGGAGAAGCAGCCTGAAACCCAAGGCCTCAGACTAATGGGTTCTAGGAGTCAGCCATCCTGTGTTCCTGCAGCTCCAGCTTTTTGCTTCCCCATAAcctcaggcagggtctcactctagtcctgctgacctggaactcactctgtagccccaggctggtctcaaactcaaggcaatcctcctatctcagtctgccaagtgctgggattaaagatgtgtgccacgcCAGGTAGctcctgcctatttctttttgggggggagggggtttcaaggtggggtctcactctagtccaggctgacctggagttcactatgtagtctgagggtagcctcaaactcaaggtgattctcctacctctgctgggattaaaggtgtacgccatcaCTCCCGGTTAGGTCCTGCTTTTTTATCCAGAAAGATAGGAGGGAAGGCTGAAGGCCTATAGCCAGTTGCTCAGTGGTCCCCACCTCAGTAACCTCCCCAACTGAAGGTACCAAGAGCAAGCTTGTAGTGTGAGCTCATAGATGTCTGTCCAAGAAAGGAAGCCTGAGGCTTCAGAACTGCCATACTACCACACGGCAAACTTACAAAGTAGTACATATCCTTGACTTCATGAGCTGTTGATTCAACCTAATTAGAAGAAGGGGACACCAGACATTCTCACTTGCAGTAACAGCAGCAGGCCCTGCGGGATGAGGACAAGCCTCTAACAACCCAGGAGGACCTACCTTCAGGAATGGGCAAGACACTGAGAAGCTTGAGGTGCAGGCTGTGGACAGGTGCCTCACGTATGTCCTTGCTCAACCTGTGCACTGGGGGCAGAGTGAAGGTAATCTCATATCTGTGCAAGATCTTCAGGAAGCCAACCTGACACAAGAGAGGTGAGGGAGAGGTATCCCTTGTTATTTCCCTCAGGGCCCATCCAGGGTATGCCAACTATGATCCTGGTTGGCCCCAGTATCTGCTTTCCCACTGTTCTCCAGCTATTCCACCCCACAACCTAGCTTGATGGTTCCAGATACTTTGACAGACCCCTTCTCCTGAGGACCAGCACAATCCTTAGCATCTGTCTCAGGGCTCCCACAGGCTCCACTGGCCAAATTTATAGATACGAGCATAGAAAATAAATAGGCATGCATGGAAGCCAGAAATGACGAGTAGCAGGCCACACTGTGTGACTAAGGAAAAATTCTCCCTAAGACCTCTTGATCATTCCTGTCATGTGTAGCACACAATATAGCACCACCCAGCATCCATAAACAGAAACTCAAAGTAACATGACAGGACATCTACCTTCTCCCATCACTTCTAGCACCTGCCCAGAGCCAGGAGCCAGGGGTCAAGGTGCCTGGTTCTCAAGTCACTCATACACACCAGACAACTTGACAGCATAAGATGAATGATGGGATGAAATGAGACAAATACACTGGGGAGTTGGGGTGTACCTCAGCGGTAACAGTGTGTACTtagtatgtgtgaggccctggttaCAATTCCCAGAACCAAAAATATTACAAAACCACACTAGCCTAGCTGTCAAAGACCACAGCAGACCCACAGGCTAGGCATCAATCACTAAACCTGGATGCCTGCCTACCCACTCAAAGGTTCAGTGTGCCCAATAGCCTCTGCTCACGGCCCAAGCAATTTTTGTTGTCCATACACACTGCTTGGCAACCAACACTGTCATTCTGGGACAAATGCCATCCTTGAACTCTAGTGATGTGAAGGGTCACAAGCTGGGATAGCTGCTGAGGAGAGTGGCCAGTCCAGTAGACACAGGTGTGGCATGCTGTACCCCAAGCACAGGTGGGCAAAGGTACTGCTGCTGTTATAGGAGCCAAAGGGCCCAGCAATAATAACCTAGCAATAGGTTAGGAATGGCTACATGGAGCAATCACCCTGCTGTTGGAGGGTCACCTCTCAAGACAGTTTTTTGCACTGGGctggtagctcacacctgtaatcccagcactcaggagacagaggcaggaggaacaggagtggaagtcatcctcagctatacagtaagtttgaggctagcttaagatacatgagaccccgtctcaaaaaaaggtggtgctagagagatggcttagtagttcaggcgcttgcctgtgacacctaaggacccaggttcaattccccagtaactgtgtaaaaccaaatgcactaTGTGgtacatgatctggagttcattcaaaatgaaagggctgcagagattgcttagtggttaatgtttGTCGGCAAAgccaacccaggtttgatgtcccaggacccatgtaagccagttgcaaaaggtggtacatgcatctcgagttcatttgcagcagctggatgccctggcaagcccatattctctttctctctaataaataaattaattaattaaaaaaaagaagagctagagaattggctcagcagttaaggtacatgcatacctgcaaagcctaaggacccagattcaattcccaagtacctacataagccccatgcatatggtggcatatgtgtctggagtgattataggctctggcacacctattctccctcccccctccctctctctctatctctctgcctctctcccactcaaataaatgaaaataaagaaaagaaattgaaaggaaaaaaaagaggcctTCTGGCTATGCCTAAAATTTGCCAGAGAAAATACTCAGTGATGTGCAAAACAATACTCATCAGTACCCAATTGATACAGAAAGAACTATTAGCACCCAAAACACAGAAGCAACCAAATCAATGATACACATACAGGCAGGTGTAAAGCCTcatggaaaattattttctaactCATCAGGAAACATTTCACaaacagaagcaaacaaaaagacaacATGTCCACTGTgaaaccagctttttttttttctttagctgttttgtttaaaaaagagagaaagagaaagattggggctagggagatggctcagtggataaaatagtGGCTAAAGTATCAGAGTTCAACCCCCATGTCCCACATTACAAGCTGAAAGCCTCAGTGGGCTTCTGCTATCCAACACAATGACAGAGatctgggagagagagacagaagattttcccagaagcttgtggcAAGCACAGCaaaaaacagcagcagagtgagaaagtgaaaaatcctgcttcaaacaagatGGTAAGACAAGAACCTGCTGGAAAATTGTCATCTCATCTGACCTGCACAAAtacaccatggcacacatgcacctacctacacatacatgcatgcatacacacaaaaatattttttttaaaaaaaggctagaATGGGGCTAGGAGTATTGCTCAGTGTTAAAGACGTCTGCCTGCATAGCCTGCCAGCACATGTTCAGTTCCCAAGTCgaccatgtaaaccacatgtgaATGGCGGCACAAgcacctggcattcatttacagaggcaagaagccctggcatgcccatattcacatacatgcacatacatacacatacatacaaaaaataattttttaaatttaatttgtttatttgagagagagagatagaggcagatagagatagagcaagagagagagagagagagagagagagagaatgggcacgccagggcctccagccgctagagactccagatgcacctggattacatgggtaatagggaatcgaacctgcgtcctttggctttgcaggcaagtgccttaagcactaagctgtctctccagccccacaaaatatttttttttaatctttatttatttgagagggagggagagagagacggagagagagagaatggctgtgccagggcctccagctgctacaaacaaactccagatttacgtgtcaccttgtgcatctgacttatgtgggtcctggggaattgaacgtgggccctttggctttgcaggcaagtgccttaaccactaagtcatctctccaaccaccacaaaataatttttaaaggctaGAATGACACACATTAAAATTgtaaccatgtttatttctggtttgtatAAGTGTGTGACTAGTTAACTCTTAatctttttacctttttaaaaatagggtatTGATGAGTAtttttgaggtgttttttttttttttttttttttttatcactgcaaGGACAGAACCCAAAGGCCTCCTTACATGCTGGGCAGGCACTCTGCAAGGACAGAACCCAAAGGCCTCCTTACATGctgggcaggcactctaccaGTAAGCTAAGTTTTCAGCtcctttgcatttttctttatcttccaGATATTTTCTAGTAGACATAGATAGATTTTGGAATAAGGGAGGGaactactttttaaagttttggttACTGCCCTGGGGAAAACTGTCAGCAGTTAAGAGAGAATGAAGACTTTTTAGAGGTAGACAGAAAtgaattcaaacctgggtcccctcTAAGCAGGGTAGCAAGCCTCTTCAAGTGGTCTTAAAGACCAGTCCTCTGTCACTGATGGCACTATCACAAGGCACTCCACTCAACACTGCACCCCTTGCTTACTGATTAATCTGAAGGCCTTGAACCCTCCTTTTCTCAATGCACACCTCCAACAACTCTTTCCTGTCCCTTCCAAGTGAATGTGTCAACAGTGTCACAACAACTGGAGAAGCCATGCTGGTAGGTGTTTGAGGTGTATCTGTGAGAAGGGAGTTTTCTACCAAGTAGACAACACAAGGTAAAAAGGTTAATGTAGCTCAATGGTGGAGTGTGTGctta
Above is a window of Jaculus jaculus isolate mJacJac1 chromosome 8, mJacJac1.mat.Y.cur, whole genome shotgun sequence DNA encoding:
- the Hspa12b gene encoding heat shock 70 kDa protein 12B isoform X2; amino-acid sequence: MLAVPEMGLQGLYIGSSPERSPVSSPPGSPRTQESCGIAPLTPSQSPKPDTRVPQQAPFSVVVAIDFGTTSSGYAFSFASDPEAIHMMRKWEGGDPGVAHQKTPTCLLLTPEGAFHSFGYTARDYYHDLDPEEARDWLYFEKFKMKIHSATDLTLKTQLEAVNGKKMLALEVFAHALRFFKEHALQELREQSPSLLEKDTVRWVLTVPAIWKQPAKQFMREAAYLAGLVSRENAEQLLIALEPEAASVYCRKLRLHQLMDLSCRNPGGGRLGERRSIDSSFRHAREQLRRSRHSRTFLVESGVGELWAEMQAGDRYMVADCGGGTVDLTVHQLEQPHGTLKELYKASGGSYGAVGVDLAFEQLLCRIFGEDFITTFKRQRPAAWVDLTIAFEARKRTAGPHRAGALNISLPFSFIDFYRKQRGHNVETALRRSSVNFVKWSSQGMLRMSCEAMNELFQPTVSGIIQHIETLLAQPEVQGVKLLFLVGGFAESAVLQHAVQTSLGNRGLRVVVPHDVGLTILKGAVLFGQAPGVVRVRRSPLTYGVGVLNRFVAGRHPPDKLLVRDGRRWCTDVFERFVAAEQSVALGEEVRRSYCPARPGQRRVLINLYCCAAEDACFITDPGVRKCGALSLELEPTEDCPDGVSPSRREIRAAMQFGDTEIKVTAIDVSTNHSVRAAIDFLSN
- the Hspa12b gene encoding heat shock 70 kDa protein 12B isoform X1 codes for the protein MLAVPEMGLQGLYIGSSPERSPVSSPPGSPRTQESCGIAPLTPSQSPVLDLQKPDTRVPQQAPFSVVVAIDFGTTSSGYAFSFASDPEAIHMMRKWEGGDPGVAHQKTPTCLLLTPEGAFHSFGYTARDYYHDLDPEEARDWLYFEKFKMKIHSATDLTLKTQLEAVNGKKMLALEVFAHALRFFKEHALQELREQSPSLLEKDTVRWVLTVPAIWKQPAKQFMREAAYLAGLVSRENAEQLLIALEPEAASVYCRKLRLHQLMDLSCRNPGGGRLGERRSIDSSFRHAREQLRRSRHSRTFLVESGVGELWAEMQAGDRYMVADCGGGTVDLTVHQLEQPHGTLKELYKASGGSYGAVGVDLAFEQLLCRIFGEDFITTFKRQRPAAWVDLTIAFEARKRTAGPHRAGALNISLPFSFIDFYRKQRGHNVETALRRSSVNFVKWSSQGMLRMSCEAMNELFQPTVSGIIQHIETLLAQPEVQGVKLLFLVGGFAESAVLQHAVQTSLGNRGLRVVVPHDVGLTILKGAVLFGQAPGVVRVRRSPLTYGVGVLNRFVAGRHPPDKLLVRDGRRWCTDVFERFVAAEQSVALGEEVRRSYCPARPGQRRVLINLYCCAAEDACFITDPGVRKCGALSLELEPTEDCPDGVSPSRREIRAAMQFGDTEIKVTAIDVSTNHSVRAAIDFLSN
- the C8H20orf27 gene encoding UPF0687 protein C20orf27 homolog yields the protein MAAANKGNKPRVRSIRFAAGHDAEGSQSHVHFDEKLHDSVVMVTKESDSSYLVKVGFLKILHRYEITFTLPPVHRLSKDIREAPVHSLHLKLLSVLPIPEGYSIKCEYTAHKEGVLKEEMLLACEGGTSTWVRVTVQARVMDRHHGTPMLLDGVKCVGAELEYDSEHSDWHGFD